The following proteins are co-located in the Bacillus pumilus genome:
- a CDS encoding GRP family sugar transporter — MGILYALLPAIFWGSIVLISVKLGGNAYQQTLGITLGAFLFSIGAFLIKMPELTPLIFAVSVISGIFWSIGQMNQLSSVAFLGVSKAVPLSTGMQLVSTTLFGVMVFKEWQTMTVILIGSCAILLIIAGVVMTSLGQKKNGGNGGGNFKKGIIILLISTVGYVGYVVILRWFDIDGWSALVPQSVGMLLSSLAISLKQDPFSKYTFRNIIAGLVWSTGNLGLLLAIPLIGVAVSFSMSQTGIVISTLGGIYLLKEKASKTSFVIAGCLMIIAGGVLLGFTK, encoded by the coding sequence GTGGGCATTTTATATGCACTTCTCCCAGCGATATTTTGGGGAAGTATTGTTCTCATCAGTGTCAAACTTGGCGGGAATGCATACCAGCAAACACTTGGCATTACCCTTGGCGCCTTTTTATTTTCAATTGGCGCCTTTTTGATCAAAATGCCAGAGCTCACACCGCTTATTTTTGCGGTTTCAGTCATTTCAGGGATTTTTTGGAGCATTGGCCAAATGAATCAGCTCTCAAGTGTCGCCTTTCTCGGAGTGTCTAAGGCAGTTCCTTTATCAACGGGCATGCAGCTTGTGAGCACAACATTATTTGGCGTCATGGTCTTCAAAGAATGGCAAACGATGACGGTCATACTTATTGGTTCTTGTGCCATTTTACTGATCATTGCAGGCGTTGTGATGACATCACTCGGTCAAAAAAAGAATGGCGGGAATGGCGGAGGCAATTTTAAAAAAGGGATCATCATTCTACTCATTTCAACCGTTGGCTACGTCGGATATGTCGTCATTTTAAGATGGTTTGATATTGATGGATGGTCTGCCCTCGTCCCACAATCCGTCGGCATGCTGCTTTCATCCCTGGCCATTAGTCTAAAGCAAGATCCGTTTAGCAAATATACGTTCAGAAATATCATTGCAGGGCTTGTTTGGTCGACAGGAAATCTAGGGCTTCTTTTAGCCATTCCGCTAATTGGCGTAGCCGTGAGCTTTTCGATGTCACAGACAGGGATTGTCATCTCAACATTGGGCGGCATTTACTTATTAAAAGAGAAAGCATCTAAAACAAGCTTTGTGATTGCAGGCTGCTTGATGATCATTGCAGGCGGCGTGCTATTAGGCTTTACAAAATAG
- the rnz gene encoding ribonuclease Z: protein MELLFLGTGAGIPAKTRNVTCTALKLLEERKAVWLFDCGEATQHQILHTTIKPRKIEKIFITHMHGDHVYGLPGLLGSRSFQGGEDELTIYGPKGIKAFVNAALSATQTHLTYPLHIIEIDEGVVFEDDTFQVEARRVSHGIPAYGYRVVEKDVPGALKAEDLKEIGVKPGPLYQKLKNGETVTLEDGRIIDGTDYLEPPKKGRIVAFSGDTRLCENITRLAKNADVLVHEATFGKEDAELAYNYYHSTTEQAAKTAQEAGAKRLILTHISARYQGEEALKQLLKEARDIFPLTEAAHDFSSFTIDRTL, encoded by the coding sequence ATGGAACTGCTCTTTTTAGGAACAGGTGCAGGCATTCCTGCAAAAACAAGAAACGTCACTTGCACAGCGCTAAAGCTCTTAGAAGAGAGAAAAGCAGTGTGGCTTTTTGATTGCGGAGAAGCGACGCAGCATCAAATATTACATACAACGATTAAACCGAGAAAGATTGAGAAAATATTTATCACTCATATGCATGGTGATCATGTATACGGTCTCCCAGGACTGCTTGGCAGCAGGTCCTTTCAAGGCGGAGAGGATGAACTAACGATCTATGGGCCTAAGGGGATCAAAGCGTTTGTAAACGCTGCACTTTCAGCTACACAAACGCATTTGACATATCCGCTGCATATCATAGAAATAGATGAAGGAGTCGTATTTGAGGATGATACCTTTCAAGTAGAAGCAAGACGAGTATCTCACGGTATTCCAGCTTACGGTTATAGGGTAGTGGAAAAAGATGTACCTGGTGCATTAAAAGCCGAAGACCTAAAAGAAATCGGAGTAAAACCTGGACCTTTGTATCAGAAGTTAAAAAACGGGGAAACCGTGACACTCGAAGATGGCAGAATCATTGACGGAACCGATTATTTGGAACCCCCTAAAAAAGGGAGGATTGTTGCATTTTCAGGAGATACTCGTTTGTGCGAGAATATAACAAGGCTTGCCAAGAATGCGGATGTGTTAGTCCATGAGGCAACATTCGGTAAAGAAGATGCAGAATTAGCCTACAATTATTATCACAGCACGACAGAACAGGCAGCGAAAACAGCGCAGGAAGCAGGCGCAAAAAGACTAATTTTGACCCATATTAGTGCAAGGTACCAAGGGGAAGAGGCACTGAAACAACTGTTGAAAGAAGCCCGCGATATATTCCCGCTGACAGAAGCTGCACATGATTTCTCTTCTTTTACTATTGACCGCACCCTGTAA
- the celB gene encoding PTS cellobiose transporter subunit IIC, which yields MFDKISAILVPIAGRLNNNRYLGVLRDAFMLAFPLTIFGSIMVVLMNLPFLDKIMSQTALEGFQSALNIAPSATISIMSVFVVFGIGYYLSKSYEVEAVFGGVIALASFLLLTPFLLEQEGAASIAGVIPVDRLGAKGMFLGMITGFLSAEIYRYFVQKKFVINMPQGVPPAVSKSFAALIPATLTLTAFLLINIIITQGFHTNMHDLIYHAVQAPLVGLGSGIIPTLIAVFFIQILWFFGLHGQIIINSVMDPIWNTLSIQNLESYTKTGEVPNIISKQFIEIYTVGMGGTGMTLAVVFTILIFLKSKQLKQVAKLGLGPGLFNVNEPIIFGLPIVMNPLILIPWILAPMVITCISYFAMATGIVPPPTGVNIPWTVPIFISGIMATNSLAGGLLQLFNLMIVFVIWFPFLKFIDRMNVKNEKITTTEKTKTTNIKGEGDSIHVDGK from the coding sequence ATGTTTGATAAAATAAGTGCCATTTTGGTTCCGATTGCTGGGAGATTGAACAACAACCGCTATTTAGGCGTATTACGGGATGCCTTTATGCTTGCGTTCCCGCTCACCATCTTTGGATCCATTATGGTTGTGTTAATGAATTTGCCATTTTTAGATAAAATCATGAGTCAAACAGCACTGGAAGGGTTTCAGTCTGCACTGAATATCGCGCCAAGTGCGACCATCAGCATTATGAGTGTGTTTGTTGTATTTGGGATTGGCTACTATTTATCGAAAAGCTATGAAGTGGAAGCTGTATTTGGCGGTGTCATCGCTTTAGCATCATTTTTACTACTGACGCCATTTTTACTAGAACAAGAGGGCGCTGCTTCCATTGCAGGAGTGATCCCGGTCGACCGCTTAGGTGCAAAGGGTATGTTCCTTGGAATGATTACAGGCTTTTTATCAGCTGAGATTTATCGTTATTTTGTGCAAAAGAAATTCGTCATCAATATGCCTCAAGGGGTTCCGCCAGCTGTTTCAAAGTCTTTTGCTGCACTGATTCCGGCTACCCTTACATTAACAGCCTTTTTGCTGATCAATATCATCATTACACAAGGCTTTCACACAAATATGCATGACCTGATTTATCATGCAGTTCAGGCCCCGCTTGTTGGTCTTGGAAGCGGTATCATTCCGACGCTGATCGCCGTTTTCTTTATACAAATTCTTTGGTTTTTTGGATTGCACGGCCAAATTATTATTAATTCTGTCATGGACCCGATTTGGAATACGTTGTCCATTCAAAACCTTGAAAGCTATACAAAAACAGGTGAGGTTCCTAACATCATCAGCAAGCAGTTTATCGAAATCTATACGGTTGGCATGGGTGGAACCGGTATGACGCTGGCTGTTGTGTTTACGATTTTAATTTTCCTGAAAAGTAAGCAATTAAAACAAGTCGCAAAGCTCGGCTTAGGACCAGGATTATTTAACGTCAATGAACCGATTATCTTCGGTTTACCAATTGTGATGAATCCGCTTATTTTGATTCCGTGGATTTTGGCGCCAATGGTCATTACATGTATTTCTTATTTTGCGATGGCAACAGGCATTGTACCGCCGCCGACAGGCGTGAATATTCCATGGACGGTGCCGATCTTTATTAGCGGGATCATGGCAACAAATTCATTAGCAGGCGGTCTGCTTCAGCTGTTTAATTTAATGATTGTGTTTGTCATTTGGTTCCCGTTCCTGAAGTTTATTGACCGTATGAATGTGAAGAATGAAAAAATAACCACAACGGAAAAAACGAAGACAACAAACATCAAAGGCGAAGGAGACTCAATACATGTCGATGGAAAATAA
- a CDS encoding glycoside hydrolase family 1 protein gives MSMENNKQSYTFPEGFWWGSSASATQTEGSVLGDGKGPNIWDHWFEKEPTRFFNGVGPSVTSQFYRKYKEDIRLMKEIGHNSFRLSISWSRLLPEGKGAVNEEAVSFYNDVINELIAHDIEPFVNLYHFDMPMALQEKGGWVNRQVVDDYVSYAALCFQLFGDRVKKWFTHNEPIVPVEGGYMYSFHYPNEVDFQKAVQVGFHEILSNAKAIAAYKEMQQDGKIGIILNLTPSYPRSQNPRDVEAAEMADTFFNRSFLDPAVKGHFPEKLVEVLKKEGFMPRMEEGDLALIQENTIDLLGINYYQPRRVKAKEHMPHPQAPFMPDHYFDSFDMPGRKMNVYRGWEIYEKGIYDILKKVQKDYDNIECFISENGMGVEGEERFKDEEGMIHDDYRIDFISEHLKWVHQAIQEGSNVKGYHLWTFMDNWSWSNAYKNRYGFVSVDLQEDGKRTIKKSGYWFQSVSENNGF, from the coding sequence ATGTCGATGGAAAATAACAAGCAATCATATACATTTCCAGAAGGTTTCTGGTGGGGATCTTCTGCCTCTGCCACGCAAACAGAAGGCAGTGTCCTTGGAGATGGAAAGGGACCGAACATTTGGGATCACTGGTTTGAAAAAGAGCCGACACGTTTTTTTAATGGTGTAGGGCCGAGCGTGACATCTCAATTTTACCGAAAGTATAAAGAGGATATCCGCCTTATGAAAGAAATTGGCCACAATTCGTTTCGGCTATCAATTTCATGGTCACGCCTTTTACCTGAAGGAAAAGGAGCGGTCAATGAGGAAGCTGTGTCTTTTTACAATGATGTGATCAATGAACTCATTGCACACGATATCGAACCGTTTGTGAACCTTTACCATTTTGATATGCCAATGGCGCTGCAGGAGAAGGGCGGATGGGTGAACAGGCAGGTGGTAGACGATTATGTCAGCTATGCGGCATTGTGCTTTCAGTTATTTGGCGACCGGGTGAAAAAATGGTTTACCCATAACGAACCGATTGTTCCTGTAGAGGGCGGATATATGTATAGCTTTCATTATCCAAACGAAGTCGATTTCCAAAAGGCAGTGCAAGTCGGTTTTCATGAAATTTTATCAAACGCTAAGGCAATTGCGGCTTACAAAGAGATGCAGCAGGACGGGAAAATCGGCATCATCCTGAATCTCACCCCTTCGTATCCGCGAAGCCAGAATCCTCGGGATGTAGAAGCAGCTGAGATGGCTGACACTTTCTTTAACCGATCCTTCCTAGACCCTGCGGTCAAAGGACACTTCCCTGAAAAACTAGTAGAAGTGTTAAAGAAAGAAGGTTTTATGCCTCGTATGGAGGAAGGAGACCTCGCGCTCATTCAAGAGAATACGATTGATCTTCTCGGTATCAACTATTATCAGCCAAGAAGAGTGAAAGCAAAGGAGCATATGCCGCATCCTCAAGCACCATTTATGCCAGACCATTACTTTGATTCTTTTGATATGCCAGGCAGAAAAATGAATGTGTATCGAGGCTGGGAAATCTATGAAAAAGGCATTTACGATATATTGAAAAAAGTCCAAAAAGACTATGATAATATTGAATGCTTTATTTCTGAAAATGGAATGGGTGTCGAAGGAGAAGAGCGGTTTAAGGATGAGGAAGGCATGATTCATGACGATTACCGCATTGACTTTATTTCTGAGCATCTCAAATGGGTGCATCAAGCCATTCAAGAAGGTAGCAATGTGAAAGGCTATCACCTGTGGACGTTTATGGATAACTGGTCATGGTCGAATGCGTATAAGAATCGTTATGGATTTGTCTCAGTTGACCTTCAAGAAGACGGGAAGCGAACCATTAAAAAAAGCGGATACTGGTTTCAATCTGTTTCAGAGAATAACGGTTTTTAA
- a CDS encoding aminotransferase class I/II-fold pyridoxal phosphate-dependent enzyme, translating into MSGFTALSEAELNDLYLALQNEYETYKSKNLHLDMSRGKPSPKQLDLSMGMLDVVTSRDVMTAEDGTDVRNYGGLTGLPETKKFFADVLNLTPEQIIIGGNSSLNMMHDTIARAMTHGVYGSKTPWGELPKVKFLAPSPGYDRHFAICELFNIEMITVDMKADGPDMDQVEKWVAEDEAIKGIWCVPKYSNPDGITYSDEVVDRLASMKTKADDFRIFWDDAYAVHHLTDTPDTLKDIFQAVEEAGHPNRVFMFASTSKITFPGSGVALMASSQNNVSFTQKQLAVQTIGPDKINQLRHLRFFQNPEGLKEHMKKHAAIIKPKFDLVLSILDEKLGGKGIAEWHKPNGGYFISLNTLDHCAKAVVQKAKEAGVTLTGAGATYPYGKDPLDRNIRIAPTFPALEELEQAIDIFTLCVQLVSIEKLLSEKSQSAPTA; encoded by the coding sequence ATGAGCGGTTTTACAGCGTTAAGTGAAGCAGAATTGAATGACCTTTATTTGGCACTACAAAATGAGTATGAAACGTACAAAAGTAAAAACTTACACTTAGACATGTCTAGAGGTAAGCCTTCGCCAAAACAGCTTGATTTGTCTATGGGCATGCTCGATGTTGTGACATCAAGGGATGTGATGACAGCTGAGGATGGCACAGATGTGCGAAACTATGGCGGCTTGACAGGCCTTCCTGAAACGAAGAAATTTTTTGCAGATGTGCTCAATCTGACGCCAGAACAAATCATCATTGGCGGTAATTCCAGCCTGAATATGATGCATGATACGATTGCCCGTGCCATGACTCACGGCGTATATGGCAGTAAAACACCTTGGGGAGAGCTGCCAAAGGTAAAATTCCTTGCACCAAGTCCAGGGTATGACCGTCATTTTGCCATTTGTGAGCTATTTAACATAGAGATGATCACGGTAGACATGAAGGCTGATGGACCTGACATGGATCAGGTGGAAAAATGGGTCGCAGAAGATGAAGCCATTAAGGGCATTTGGTGTGTACCGAAATATAGCAACCCAGATGGCATAACGTATTCAGATGAGGTCGTTGACCGCCTTGCTTCAATGAAAACAAAAGCAGACGACTTCCGTATCTTTTGGGATGATGCCTATGCAGTCCACCATCTAACAGATACACCTGATACATTAAAAGATATTTTTCAAGCAGTAGAGGAAGCAGGGCACCCAAACCGTGTGTTTATGTTTGCGTCTACTTCTAAAATTACATTCCCAGGTTCAGGTGTTGCACTGATGGCGTCTAGTCAAAACAATGTGAGCTTCACTCAGAAGCAATTAGCAGTACAAACGATCGGACCAGATAAAATCAATCAATTAAGACACCTTCGTTTCTTCCAGAATCCAGAAGGCTTGAAGGAACATATGAAAAAGCATGCAGCGATCATTAAGCCGAAGTTTGACCTCGTTCTTTCTATCCTTGACGAAAAGCTTGGTGGGAAAGGCATCGCTGAATGGCACAAGCCAAATGGCGGATATTTCATTAGTTTAAATACACTTGATCATTGTGCAAAAGCTGTTGTGCAAAAAGCGAAAGAAGCAGGTGTCACACTGACAGGTGCAGGGGCGACATATCCATATGGAAAAGACCCGCTTGATCGTAACATTCGCATTGCGCCAACGTTCCCAGCACTTGAAGAACTTGAGCAAGCGATTGATATCTTTACGTTATGTGTTCAGCTTGTCAGTATTGAAAAGCTGCTTTCTGAAAAAAGTCAATCTGCCCCAACGGCATAA
- a CDS encoding GntR family transcriptional regulator, translated as MKKYELISEEIRKRIGTAYYPEDQPIPDENSLAAEFQCSRMTMKRALDLLVAEGLLFRKRGHGTFIVKAALNQGAINVSGHENKGFTKVMADKNVTSQIIRFDVHFPSEEVAAHLSIDSSTPVYDIIRLRLVDEEPYVLEKTFMPVNVIKGIDEEVLLGSIYDYISKKLHLKVAGAHKKIRAAKSDQLDQQYLGCDPSDPVLEVEQVAYLNTGRPFEYSFSHHRYDKFDFSTVEITKTGR; from the coding sequence ATGAAAAAGTACGAACTCATTTCAGAAGAAATCAGAAAACGAATAGGAACAGCATATTATCCAGAAGATCAACCCATTCCAGATGAAAACTCGCTTGCCGCTGAATTTCAATGTAGCAGAATGACGATGAAGCGTGCGCTCGATCTTCTCGTGGCAGAAGGTCTGCTCTTTAGAAAAAGAGGTCACGGCACATTTATTGTGAAGGCAGCGCTAAATCAAGGTGCAATCAACGTCTCAGGCCATGAAAATAAAGGATTCACGAAAGTCATGGCAGATAAAAACGTGACGAGCCAAATCATTCGCTTTGATGTACATTTCCCAAGTGAAGAGGTGGCAGCCCACCTATCGATTGACTCAAGCACACCCGTTTATGACATCATCCGTCTCCGCCTTGTGGATGAAGAACCTTATGTATTAGAAAAAACGTTTATGCCAGTAAATGTGATTAAGGGAATAGATGAAGAGGTTCTGCTGGGTTCTATCTATGACTACATATCAAAGAAACTTCATTTGAAAGTGGCAGGGGCGCACAAGAAAATAAGGGCGGCAAAATCAGATCAGCTTGATCAGCAGTATTTAGGCTGTGATCCAAGTGATCCGGTGCTTGAAGTCGAGCAGGTTGCTTATTTAAACACAGGCCGGCCTTTTGAATACTCCTTTAGCCATCATCGCTATGATAAATTTGACTTTTCAACTGTTGAAATTACGAAAACAGGACGATAA
- a CDS encoding PTS lactose/cellobiose transporter subunit IIA — translation MEKKTLEGLTEEQVSFQLILHSGNARSKLLQSLKQFREGQEEEAFDLMKEAEEDLRNAHEIHFQLVQQEASGKTTSFSLLLMHAEDHLMSTITIKELVGELLPIFQSLKQ, via the coding sequence ATGGAAAAGAAAACGCTCGAAGGACTCACCGAGGAACAAGTCAGTTTTCAATTGATCTTACACAGCGGCAATGCACGAAGCAAATTGCTTCAATCTCTTAAACAATTTAGAGAAGGTCAAGAAGAAGAAGCGTTTGACCTCATGAAAGAAGCTGAAGAAGATTTGCGGAATGCACATGAAATCCATTTTCAGCTCGTACAGCAGGAGGCAAGCGGGAAAACCACATCATTCTCCTTACTGCTCATGCACGCTGAAGATCACTTAATGTCGACCATTACCATCAAGGAGCTTGTGGGAGAGCTTCTGCCGATATTCCAATCGCTAAAACAATAA
- a CDS encoding PTS sugar transporter subunit IIB, translated as MKRILLACSSGMSTSLLVTKMKAHADSIGDEAEIWAVGQDQARKEMANADVVLIGPQMSFLKGDLQKEAKKYGIEVEVIDMQAYGLADGQKAYEQAVALMEES; from the coding sequence ATGAAACGTATTTTATTAGCATGCAGTTCAGGAATGTCTACGAGTTTACTAGTCACGAAGATGAAAGCCCATGCCGATTCGATTGGGGACGAAGCAGAGATTTGGGCAGTCGGGCAAGATCAAGCGAGAAAAGAAATGGCGAATGCGGATGTGGTGTTAATTGGACCGCAAATGAGCTTTTTAAAAGGCGACCTTCAAAAAGAAGCAAAAAAATACGGGATTGAGGTAGAGGTCATTGATATGCAGGCCTATGGGCTTGCAGATGGACAAAAAGCGTATGAACAAGCGGTTGCATTGATGGAGGAATCTTAA
- the zwf gene encoding glucose-6-phosphate dehydrogenase has product MNTETNNPKAVIVIFGATGDLAKRKLYPSIHRLYHSGKLGDQFAVVGVGRRPWSHEDLRAVVKESVPSDDAEAKTEEFISHFYYHDFDVSSPASYQALNTLLSGLEDTYSIPNNRMFYLAMAPEFFGTIAKFLKSEGVSETTGWSRLVIEKPFGHDLPSAKTLNEEIRDAFTEDQIYRIDHYLGKQMVQNIEVIRFANAIFEPLWTNRYISNIQITSSESLGVEDRARYYESSGALRDMVQNHMLQMVALLAMEPPIKLNTEEIRSEKRKALRALRPFSKDEVDQFFVRGQYDAGTIDGSMVPSYLEEQNVDPNSNTETFVAGKLLIDNFRWAGVPFYIRTGKRLEKKSTQIVVQFKDIPMNLYYGNGNSMHPNLLVIHIQPDEGITLHLNARKLDGGTYAKPIKLDYQTNYNDIMNTPEAYEKLIHDCLLGDATNFAHWDEVALSWNFVDPISEKWAENKTLKPNYPAGSMGPKEADQLLEKDGYHWWNI; this is encoded by the coding sequence GTGAATACAGAAACTAACAATCCAAAAGCAGTCATTGTCATTTTTGGCGCAACAGGAGATCTTGCCAAACGCAAGCTCTACCCTTCTATACATAGACTTTATCATAGCGGAAAGCTTGGAGATCAATTCGCCGTTGTAGGTGTCGGGCGCCGCCCGTGGTCTCATGAGGACCTCAGAGCTGTGGTAAAAGAATCTGTCCCTTCTGATGATGCAGAAGCGAAAACAGAGGAATTCATTTCTCATTTCTATTATCATGATTTTGACGTATCAAGCCCTGCTTCCTACCAGGCACTCAACACGCTTCTTTCCGGTCTTGAAGATACGTACAGTATCCCAAATAACCGTATGTTCTATTTAGCCATGGCACCGGAATTCTTTGGAACGATTGCGAAGTTCTTAAAGAGTGAGGGCGTATCAGAAACAACCGGCTGGTCACGTCTTGTCATTGAAAAACCATTTGGACATGACCTGCCAAGTGCCAAAACGTTAAATGAAGAAATTCGTGATGCATTTACAGAAGATCAAATTTATCGTATTGACCACTATCTCGGTAAACAAATGGTGCAAAACATTGAGGTCATCCGTTTTGCGAATGCGATCTTCGAACCACTTTGGACAAACCGCTATATTTCAAACATCCAAATTACATCGAGTGAATCTTTAGGTGTAGAAGACCGGGCTCGATATTACGAAAGTTCTGGTGCACTAAGAGACATGGTCCAAAACCATATGCTTCAGATGGTTGCACTTTTAGCAATGGAGCCTCCAATTAAGCTGAATACAGAGGAAATCCGAAGCGAAAAACGGAAAGCATTGCGTGCTCTTCGTCCTTTCTCTAAAGATGAGGTCGATCAATTCTTTGTCCGCGGGCAGTATGATGCTGGTACGATTGATGGCAGCATGGTTCCTTCCTATCTTGAAGAGCAAAATGTTGACCCGAACTCTAATACGGAAACATTCGTTGCAGGGAAGCTGCTGATCGATAACTTTAGATGGGCTGGCGTGCCATTTTACATTCGTACAGGAAAACGTTTAGAAAAGAAATCCACTCAAATCGTGGTTCAATTTAAAGACATTCCAATGAACCTGTACTATGGAAACGGGAATTCTATGCATCCAAACTTACTCGTTATTCACATTCAGCCAGATGAAGGCATTACCCTTCACCTGAACGCTCGTAAGCTTGATGGCGGAACGTATGCGAAACCAATTAAGCTCGACTACCAAACGAACTATAATGACATCATGAATACACCAGAAGCATACGAAAAGCTGATTCATGACTGCTTATTGGGCGATGCTACAAACTTCGCTCACTGGGATGAAGTGGCACTTTCTTGGAACTTTGTTGATCCCATTTCTGAGAAATGGGCAGAAAATAAAACCTTAAAACCAAATTACCCTGCTGGTTCTATGGGACCGAAAGAAGCGGATCAGCTTCTAGAGAAAGACGGGTATCATTGGTGGAATATATAA
- a CDS encoding SDR family oxidoreductase, which yields MYPDLEGKTVLITGAGTGIGQAMARRFGQEKANVVINYFSDKENPDDTIADIQKNGGQAVKIKGDVSKEEDMRAMIEKAVDTYGSLDVMINNAGIENEVPSTEMTLDNWNKVMSTNLTGMFLGCRDALKYMTDHGIEGSIINMSSVHQQIPWPHFVHYAASKGGAKLLTETLALEYAPKKIRINSIAPGAIDTPINAEKFDNPALKKGVIELIPIGYIGKPEEVAACAVWLASKEASYVTGLTLYVDGGMTKYPGFQAGKG from the coding sequence ATGTATCCAGATTTAGAAGGAAAAACAGTACTGATCACTGGAGCAGGTACAGGGATAGGTCAAGCGATGGCGCGCCGATTTGGACAAGAAAAAGCCAATGTGGTGATCAATTACTTCTCCGATAAAGAAAATCCGGATGACACCATTGCGGACATTCAAAAAAATGGCGGACAGGCTGTCAAAATCAAGGGAGATGTATCAAAGGAAGAAGATATGAGAGCGATGATCGAGAAAGCCGTTGATACGTACGGCAGTCTTGATGTCATGATCAATAACGCAGGAATAGAAAATGAAGTTCCTTCGACAGAAATGACGTTAGATAACTGGAATAAAGTGATGTCAACCAATTTAACAGGCATGTTTCTAGGCTGCCGTGATGCACTGAAGTATATGACGGATCATGGAATAGAAGGCTCAATCATTAATATGTCGTCGGTTCATCAGCAAATCCCATGGCCTCATTTCGTCCATTATGCAGCAAGTAAAGGAGGTGCCAAGCTTCTAACAGAAACGCTGGCACTAGAATATGCCCCTAAAAAAATCCGCATAAACAGCATTGCACCAGGAGCGATTGATACCCCAATTAATGCCGAGAAATTTGATAATCCAGCATTGAAAAAAGGCGTCATTGAACTGATTCCAATCGGCTATATCGGAAAGCCTGAAGAAGTGGCAGCATGCGCTGTCTGGCTTGCGTCAAAAGAGGCCAGCTATGTCACAGGATTGACGTTATATGTAGACGGCGGCATGACAAAGTACCCTGGGTTTCAAGCAGGAAAAGGATAA